A segment of the Marmota flaviventris isolate mMarFla1 chromosome 2, mMarFla1.hap1, whole genome shotgun sequence genome:
cagttcctttaggcagaacggcactcattactctggatatgctgtagtttcagccactgagattatagaggccaaagctctgccttcaggaactaccaaccagcaggctgaacttatagcagccactcgtgcctgccttctagcacaaggcaaatccctcaccctttatactgactcaaaatatgtcttccatatctTATTATCCCATGCTGCAGTATGGAAGGAGCGAGGCCTACTTACCACCAAAGGTAATGCGATCATTAATTCGGCTCTTATAACCAATCTGAtagaggcctcccacttacccacccagttgggagttgtccattgtaggtcccatcagaaggacgGCTCTCTTATCACTGAGGGCAATGCCAAAGCTGACCAGGCGGCCCGAATGGCTGCTACCACTTCCAATTATGGCCCCCCTGGGGGACATATAATGGCCACTTTAGACAGCTcatctgaagcccctacttcttccagtaagaacaaggatcttttcaagttccttcatactctattccattccaattctcagtctttaaccctctttttacagagcttcttctccctcaccccctctgacaaagccatgctccaaaatatagcctctaattgtcagatctgtcagcGGACCAACCCTCATACTCCAATTTAAGGCCcaaacctttcccttcccaccaagcCCGGGGACACATTCCcgctgctgactggcaggtagacttcaccaacatgcccacAGTATGGCGCACtaaatacctccttgtctttgtggacactttctctggttgggttgaggcatttcccacttccaataaaaaggcttccactgtagcttcaatcttactgacagacattatccccaggtttggtatgcccacttccttacaatctgacaatggccctgagtttatttctaggatcacacaaaagatctctcaagccctctccttcaagtggcatttccactgtccatatcgcccccaggcttcagggaaagtggaaagggtaaatcgtactctaaaggaagtccttaccaaattgacaatggaattaaacttagactgggtcaaactccttcccttggctttgcttcgaataagagctctccctaagaaaccatctttactgtctccctttgagataatgtatggaagacctcttatacccCCTGGGCTGGTCGTTTCACAAGGACCTCTCACCCgagatttgtctttgcctctcttgtttcatctccgctcggaactctggaaatatcaggactggcttcttccggacccagtctcctctccaaacactcctcccttaacacctgggagtctagtctattataacaccccagaggagaaagggcctcttgccccaaaatgggaaggcccctatcctgtcattctctgtacccccaccgccgccaaactctccttaccagacaaccgtctcactccctggattcacatttctaggttgaagccatatcaccaggaggccccacctgctgacgacaggaccaccccagaggaactccaagaatcacctcctgaacctcccctttactcctgctctccacacccatctcacCCCTTTAAGTTGCGGCTCACACGGTGTTCTCCGCAGCCCAATTCCTCTTAAAGAAGGCACAATGAGCTCTCCCAACACcctagtcttctctctctgcttgttttttgtgctctgcttattttctgtgctctgtcGGGACTGGCCTTTACCCTCCTCTcctaccatgtatttattcactcttcGGGAAGGATACTCAGAACATGGCATGCAGAAGGTCCGCGCAGTGGATGCAACTACTTGCTTCATCCACAACTGCAcctctatttccctaaaattgtcaccttcaaggaccttcgtccctggtagctggaactggcctttcatttgcttcctttttgatcaaaccaaagactattgtcattggtggcctgagatatataatgggtgcccctattggtcatgcaggttccatgatgaacgtggtagctattcttaccactcacttggttaccctgaagggtggacttctagttacctaaagtggcataaaggctcttcatccgataacaatggatggtatactttagatatacctgaccccaaggccaaacgttgggactatgttgagtttgctgtctatgcTCGGACAACCTCAGCCAGACCCACAGGGTGGATGACTGTTGGCCGCACCCTGATTACGCCACCTAAAGCAACCATCCAGGTAGTCGAACACATCAAggagtcagaatcaaaacttcgagatcttatccatagcccatccaaagaggattcagagccttcaacccccttaggcccccctcccacatggctcaatttgctacaccaaactcttcgattattaaactccacccctctttctgtgcctacttctcagtgctttctctgtgcttcacttagtcGTCCACTTCTAGCAGCGGTCCCATTAGCGGCAggaaatatttcaacaaaaacctacaatttctctaagaaaggacaaCACCTACATGTGACACGTATCCCACTGTGGGAaagttattccaccaatacttcatttcctttcatctgtttccacctgccaacaatgaatcctttacccatttgttcCTTGAGCTATAGCACCCCATTGAGCCCTGCGTTTATGCaacctggacatttcctctggtgtaacgggtctttaagtacctcaacgatcaatgtctctggcacctgcttcttggttactgtagttcctcagctgtctttgtaTACTCCCACCGAATTCCGGCAGCTGGCCCTATCTTCCCGCACCCGTAGGGCAGTCTTTCTGCCGGTTCTGGTAGGCCTCACTTTAACAACCTCAGTGGCAAGTCTCGGACTCTCTCGTGGAGCTATAGGTCATGCTCTGTGGGCATCCAATGACCTgcaacaaaaactgcaggaagcactcgataccactgctgagtctctgggctccttGCAGCGGCAGGTTACTTCATTGGCACAAGTGGTTTTACAAAACCGAAGGGCGATTGATcttctcactgcagaaaaagggggtacatgcctgttcctcagagaggaatgttgctactatgttaatgagtctgggctaatagaaaaaaacgttgttaaattgcaggaattatcgacccaactgctcaaacccacctcctctaatCCCATAACGGGGTTCTTCCAATCCTCTCTTGCCACGTACTTACTACCTATCTTGGGGCCCCTTATTGGGATGATCCTTTTTTGTGCTCTATTGCCCTGCataatgaagttccttcaaacccaattgcagaaaatttctaatcaaactttcaaccagcttctgcttaggcactaccagcctctgatgaccgatgaacccccaacatctccaagagaacagttcactcagtgctgaagctcattaccaggcacgatggaatgcaacggacatcAGACAGCGGGAGACAACGAGCtcggagaacctcttaatctgccatcctggattcatgagtctttatgtccttctaagcttcctcatggcccttggcctcttctctgtcagtcccccaacatggaacttctgccaaaaattgacctttgctttaatttttatcttcattctgtttttattcgctctgatcttcttcaggtgctggtgacgccatgtccaggcaacgcttccagtatttcctagagtctctgttacaggaccagtggctgataccaacaatctcctccatccaggactggttcgatgccatagacaacttgtggcttcagggaactttcacagacttcacccctacggaagtagctgtctatagccactgggttttatttctggctgccatgatatccccagacctgccccccgagcattcctccacttccctttctaggccccacagcgcccccacacagcaggaagcagccggaTCTGACCAACGACGCCccacttcctaagaaaacaaaaagggaggaatgttgggaaaagtataaacggcagccataccccagagaaaaaaccccaacatggcgcctaagcatctcttcttcctaccttctttttttctgcagtggcgcAAAAAGTTCCctcccgtgtgaactctcccgccggcgccaatttcaaatctcgctggcagggaaccttagccccaatgagaactaattcctgggttCCGGAgatgatatctgaaagaacttgccaataaacgggttgcctgccatttatctaagccctaccatctcccccttagttctatataagcacactggtttttgcaataaaattggaattctcccggcgaagtgtctttgcgtggggaat
Coding sequences within it:
- the LOC139704807 gene encoding endogenous retrovirus group FC1 Env polyprotein-like, translated to MSSPNTLVFSLCLFFVLCLFSVLCRDWPLPSSPTMYLFTLREGYSEHGMQKVRAVDATTCFIHNCTSISLKLSPSRTFVPGSWNWPFICFLFDQTKDYCHWWPEIYNGCPYWSCRFHDERGSYSYHSLGYPEGWTSSYLKWHKGSSSDNNGWYTLDIPDPKAKRWDYVEFAVYARTTSARPTGWMTVGRTLITPPKATIQVVEHIKESESKLRDLIHSPSKEDSEPSTPLGPPPTWLNLLHQTLRLLNSTPLSVPTSQCFLCASLSRPLLAAVPLAAGNISTKTYNFSKKGQHLHVTRIPLWESYSTNTSFPFICFHLPTMNPLPICSLSYSTPLSPAFMQPGHFLWCNGSLSTSTINVSGTCFLVTVVPQLSLYTPTEFRQLALSSRTRRAVFLPVLVGLTLTTSVASLGLSRGAIGHALWASNDLQQKLQEALDTTAESLGSLQRQVTSLAQVVLQNRRAIDLLTAEKGGIIDPTAQTHLL